ACCTTGACTGAAATGCAATTTTATTGTCTTATCAAATATATCCAAgaattcattataaaatattgaCCTTGTAGTCTCTGGCACATAAAAACCTTAATTCCAAGACTGAAATGATACCATGGTGTAATGAATGACCCTTGCTGCAAAttgttaaatgaacttattgcttctctctctctctctctctctctctctctctctctctctctctctctctctctctctctctctctctctgtttttccctTACCTGTTAGACTGAGATGACAAAGCTAATATCTGGGGAACGTTACGATGGCCATGAAGATTTTACTGTTGTACTTCAGCCTTTTCTTCAAAACACAACCTTTCCTTTAgataaagtgagtgtgtgttcatgtctTGAACTCTGGCTGCACATTATGGCTTTGaaagattataaaatactaaCAATTCCATTTTACTTCTCTTTACATATTCCAGGAGGGAAATCCCGATCTCAGTTACTTTACATTAGACTGCTTCCATTTCAGTGAGCGGGCACAATCTGAGATGGCCATTTCCCTTTGGAATAACATGGTAAGCCACAGAACTGAACTGGTCTCCACCCAAGATATGATTTGAAGTGCCCTCCTTTTAATGTTGTACCTTTTCCATTTGTATTTGCCAACATTGTTACTTTACTAGCTAGTTAGTACAATAGCTAgttagaaaattattattattattattattattattattattattattattattattattaactagtCTTGCTTGTGGTTCTATTCTCTTTAATGCACTCTTATGTTCGACAGTTTAGGCAAAGCCATCCATAAACCTGTAATGTCATGATTACATTCCTTCTTAAATTGTAAAATTATAAAATATGGAGGAAGGCTACAACttctgtatatacagtgagTATGAAATCCAAATGGTCAAATATCTTACCACAGTCTAGTGGGGAATTGGGTTAACAGCAGCATGTGGTGCAGCAGATAGTTTCACAGCACCAGGGTCAtaggttcgatcctgagcttgggttactgttcATCCCATGTTCACATGAGTTTCCACCGGGCTCTCtgctgtccaaaaacatgcaggtagctGGATTGGATTGCCAagatgtgtgaatgtatatggaAATTGTGCCCTGCACCTATCCAGGGTGAATTCTTCCGCCTGGAATCCTGTAttcctggatttttttttatttaatttgttcatttaattTGTCTAGTTGGAGCCACTGGGAAATAAGCAGACCTTCAACAACTTTACCTACGATCGCACAAAACTTAGGTGTCCATCAGAGGTGAGTGTGACCAATAATAAACTCAACTTCACTAATGGAGTGTACAACAGTAATAAGTGCTATTTGGGAAATAATAAAGATGATGCATATGAGCTTTCACTGAATTTAAAACTTGAACTGAATGTGTTGAATGACAGAGTGCTGTCTGATATAGATAAACACTGTTGTACATGCTAAAACAATGATACCATACACCATCTCAGCTATGCTATTTTCTTGATGACCGTTACATTTTAGAATGAATTAGTTCTTAGTCTGCAAAGGTGTAGTGCTGCTGCACACTATTTTATACAGTTTAGTATAATAACCACGTGGTGCAaagtgacaaaaatatcacattcCACAAATAAACAGACTGCACTGGCATTTCCCACAGGCCATTTGGGCCCTGGACACCAAGCTTGGACTCGTTTTCACAATACCCACACCACCTTCATTCCTTTGATACAtcttctattcattcattcagtaaccACTCTATCCTGCATttagaaatatttattatatatgtagGCAATTTCATAAAACTACCTCAGCTTAATGTTGCACagcattatatattattatatattgcaGAAAACAATTGCACATATGTGCAATTTATATCCTCTGCATCTTTGTAGCCTCACATTTTTATACTTTGGAAAAATACTTTCTCATTTTCTAACTCTATGTAAACTCTATTTTTTGTCACGAACAGTcgtaaaaagcatttcactacaCGTCATactgtgtgtggttgtgtgcatgacaaataaaatttttatttgaatttagcTGAGAGAATACTTTTACAtctactgtatttttttgtcatgAGTTTTGCTGATTTCTTGTTTTGCTAAATTTCTtgctatatttaaaataaagaaaccatAATGCTGACAGAAGCAAGATCTGCTAAAGATGATGCCGGTCTGTATTTTGAATTGTGATTGAGAGGAGGAAGTGCTTTGGTCCTTATTTACAGTAGAACTGTTCTATaggctaatttttttttatgtttgtctgttttctctGCGTCAGACTCTCAGACCATTCATTTATACCAAGATGAACAGTCACCCTGATTACTTCACAACTCCAGAGCCAACATCTAGAAGTACCCCAGTTCCCAACAGCCCAACTCCCTGCCCCAACAGCTGCCACAACAGTGTGCCTATGTGGGTGCCAGCCCTATTTGGGGTCGCAGGTTTACTCCTCGGCTGGGTGGTCACCTGGCTATTTATGCGTCGGTGGATTAAGAAGCAGAAGAACGAATACAAAgtgaaggaaaaggaaagagagatgaAGGGAACTAGCTTTTAGCACTGAGCTATTTTTACAGTACCACTGACTTTGGAAAACATGCTTTTTAGACTGCAGTAAATCCATCAAACTGGATGTGTATGGTTATGGGATGACTTTTATATATCAGTGTGAATCTACACGCATAAACACAAGGCTGTGGTCCATTCTGAAGTGATCATTACCCCTGTGAACTCTACACcctccagagagagagaagggtccCCCTTTTTAGGGGTTGAAGGTAATAGCCATTTGGATGGTACTTTACAATAATTTGCAGCCTACAGATACATATTCAGAAGCAGCCATGACAAATAActtaagtgtttgttttttttattggagGGGACGTTAAAGAATTAATATACAACAACATATTAAACTTTAGCAGCAGCGGCTCTTGAACAAACAGATTTTGGTCGGGCAAGGCAGTTGTTCGACTCGTTGTTTTTCTACTGTGTTTGATACAACAACTGTGTTTTCCATGAGCAATGTGTCATGTGTCATACTATTGCAAGTTTATCTGTTTAGTTATTGCAACAACAGGAAAGTCTTCCACAGGTTTTACATTCTGAAATCAAGAATTTGCTTAAAAGTGATGTCTCGAGTGATGTCTAATAAAGTAAAAGATGCATAGCTGATGTATGCAGTGGTTCAGTGAATGTTTAGGGTATGTTTCTGTGGTGGGGGCCCATGGTCATACTCCAGCCTAGGGTCTTACAAACCCATGGGCCAGCACTGACTATAGCATTCACCTGTTACTTCATAGGCTAATGTGGACTTGTCTGAACTGTAAGTCATATGTAGGATTGATTGTGCTTGGTGATTTTGCCATTGGGATTAATACAAGTTTCTCGCATATGGACAGTCTCATTTGTTCACAATGCACTTGTTTCTTTGCTGATTCTATATCAAAACTGCTAATCCTGCTACTCCGTCGATTAGCCTGTGTTAGTCTGGGTTTGCGCTTCTTTTGAATCAGTTTCCAAAACAGTCACATGGTTTGTCCTGCTGGAGaaaaaccattacagaaattctaatggtttaaatggttataatgggaattgtattggttttaatggaaattataatggtccttgtgggtctctactggtaatgcGTTGGGTTCCATTGGTGAAATGTTTATGCGTAGTGGAAACCCATATAAACCATTAAATCCCAATAGAATATGGCCCAAAACACCGTACATTTGTTAATGATTTATTGGTATCTGTTGTGGAaatcattagaatttctgtaacgATTcctattggggttttttttagcaGGGTATGCCAATTCAACACTTCCTATGTTATTGGCCACGTGTTTATGGCAGAACAAATCAAGCACTGATACGGTTTTTGGAAGTAATGTGTATTTTTTGGCATATGCTTCGGCGCTTTAGCcccacaatttaaattaacaaaaaaaacagatcagtcatgtggaaaaagtaagtacaccccatacATTTATCAAATCCatgaaattagaatcaggtgttcaagattgggtgccagtcattaaaacctgcttagggagtgttTTGCTTAAACCTCACagctagtgtctggtgttccctttgtttttgagaggtgtggtgtcatcatgccaagatctaaagagttctgtaaagccttcagaaaaaaggttgtggatgcctaggagtctggcaagggatttaaaaagaactccaaattatttgaaatacatcattccactgtaaggaaaatcaaatggtgcagatttcaaatgactgacgatttgtccaggactggccgtcccagcaaattcagcccaagaacagaccgtctgatacaaaaagaattctccaagaaccccaaaattgaatcacaggatctgctagtaagtcttgtaGTTGTTGcagtcaaagtgcatgcttctacaacagaaagagattgcacaaatttgacctgcatgggaggtgtgccatGAAAATGCCTTTGCTGTTTATAAAGAATATTAGCACacgactacagtttgccaatgaacatataggcaaagaccaggccttttggaataatgtgctctggatagatgaatcaaagatataattgtttggccacagtaacagcagacatgcttttcaggagaaacagctcataccaactgtgaagcacggtggtggaaatgttatggtttggggtaggttcactgcctcagggactggacagcttgaaTTTGTTGGTtcagctatgaattctgcatcatatcaaatagtgcttgaagataatgtgaggccatctgtccgaaagttgaagttgagtggacctttcaacatgataatgatcctaagcacactagcagatccaccaaggaacggctcaaaaagaagaaatggagggttatggaatggcctagttaaagcccggatttgaatacCATTCAAAttttgtggggggatttgaaacgagCAGTACATGCAACAAAACCCTCAAACGtgttgcaactgaaagaatattgcatggaagagtggccaaaaattccagcaagccgatgtccgagactggtggacaattatgcaattTTATTCTCTTAATAGATCAATTCCATATCCATAAATACAAATTCTTAGGCAAGAAAACATGCTTTTCAGTGATTAAACGGGAAGTTAAACATTATGTtgcctaaaaaataaaataataataataaaaaggcagTAAAGGCAGTACTTTTTTCATGTCTTTGTGTAATAATGTTTATTCCCCCTAgcaattttatttgttaaactGTTTATAcgtgtttatattatattagagtttttgttgttgttgttgttttgttttttaagtcaTAGACGAGCATAAAGCAATCTGATTGGCTATTTCTCAAGCGGTCAGAGTTCGTGAAGTTCGAAAGCAAAATGGCTGCTGCACCAACGCGAGAGTGGAACAATGAGAAACTGAGCAGTGAGGAAATACCAAAAAAGGACGTAATCAAATTTCTACAGGACAATGCATCACATTCGGTATTCGCAGTTCATATTTGTGTTGAGATGCTTTGTATTAAATTGTGCTTTGTTAGCAGATGATGCACGAAGGCTAACATCAGATGGCTACTCCTCACATAGCACAGCTGGCTCTATAGTCCCTGAATATGTGTACTAAATAGAGTATAACGTAATGCTTTGTAAATCTTATGTAACAATGTGTACAATATCATATAATAAGGTGTACCATTTGGACCTCAGCATATTTCAGTCTTGTACGTTTcatgtgttataatgtgttacAGTCTGACACTATAGAACAAACACAATGAAAATATAACCATATCTAGAGATGCACATCTACACATTTTTGTATTGTCTAAGATAATGAATAGAGTGTGAGTAGAGGCAAAAAGATAGCTCAGTATTTATCTGTGCTTCCAGTTTCTTGTTGAGCACAAACTCATGGGAAATATCAAGAATGTTGCGAAGACTGCCAAAAAGGAGCAGCTTATTGTCGCCTACAACCAGCTGTTTGAGAGCAAGGTAATGTGGTTTAAATTTGATCATCTCTTGAAGATATTTCTTTGCGTTTCATTTAATCCATGTTAATTCTAAAATATCCCCTCAGTTTGGTGAATTCATTTGTAGACGATTATCAGTAGATTTAAAAGCGTGTGCTGGTGTTGTTAGAGGTTTAAAGGCACGGAAGTGGAGCAGGTGACTGAAGAGGTGAAAGCTGTGAAGATTGAAGAGAAGCCCAAAGAAACAAAGACAGAAGTTGTAGATGAGGTAGAGAAAAGATTCATTTTGTATGCTGTTACAGTTGTGCTACTTGACTCTGACTAAATATGTACTTTAGCATTTGaaaatgttctttcttttctctgctTGTTTTTCTCTGTACAGGGCCCCCCTAAGTTCACAAAGTCAGTGTTAAAGAAAGGAGACAAGACCAACTTTCCCAAAAAGGGTGACACAGTGGCATGTTGGTATACTGGCATGCTTGAAGATGGCACTGTTTTCGATACCAACATCCCTGCAGGTTGGACTGTCATCCTAACGCTAGTATTTCTGTGTTTAGTTGTAGATGTctggtgttcagtggggttgagggcaggggtctgtgcaggccactcgagttcttccactccaactttgtcAAACCATGACTTATAAAGCTCAATTTGTGCACAGGGCCATTGTCATGTCATATTTGggtcccttagttccagtgaaaggaaattttAAAGCTACAGCACACAGAGACATGCTATAACACAATTTTGTGACAAAACTTtggagaatatccacaaatggGTGTGAAGGttagatgtccacatacttttggccatatagtgtatgtataagACACCGTTACAGCAAAGACTTGGGTTGGTTAGTTAGTTATCTACGTGTTCACAAACACTAATGTGTACAGATGAGTTGGTGAGACAGCAGGACAGACGTGCTCCTGCATCTCTCTCTAatgacactatctgtatctgtttagtccTCAAAATATTGGTATCTGTACTCAGATTTAAACAGAAGTTGGCATGCGCTTTAtccaggatttatttatttatttatttatttatttaatatgacCACTACCGCAATGCCCCCTGGACACACTGGAAAACAAACGTATCTCTAGTTTTAACCAGATGCCATGTTCTGGCAggctttataaaaataaaaaaactacagCAAAGTAGTGCATCTCCTATATTTCTATTCCTATTTTCTCTATTTCTATCTATTTAGAAcatattatctgttcattcagaATAACATTCATATTTGCTTATTTGCATATTCCATCCCTAAGATAGAGTCAAATTCCAGTTACCTCTCTATACGCTTCTCTATATGCAGGCGGTCAAACCACATTGCATGCAATGTGAAAAGGCCAACATGTCGATGAAAGACATTTCAACTGAAAAACTAAACTCAGAATTTAGCCAGAAAATAAATCGCTTGTTCAATTGAAGATTAcatattgattataaatattGATAAATTATGCATGGCTGATTTTTATGGATAAGCAGTAATTGGCCATGACTGTCCTTTGCAGGGGCACGGAAAAAGAAGCAGACCAAACCACTTTCCTTTAAAGTCGGGA
The sequence above is drawn from the Ictalurus punctatus breed USDA103 chromosome 25, Coco_2.0, whole genome shotgun sequence genome and encodes:
- the fkbp3 gene encoding peptidyl-prolyl cis-trans isomerase FKBP3 (The RefSeq protein has 1 substitution compared to this genomic sequence), coding for MAAAPTREWNNEKLSSEEIPKKDVIKFLQDNASHSFLVEHKLMGNIKNVAKTAKKEQLIVAYNQLFESKRFKGTEVEQVTEEVKAVKIEEKPKETKTEVVDEGPPKFTKSVLKKGDKTNFPKKGDTVACWYTGMLEDGTVFDTNIPAGARKKKQTKPLSFKVGMGKVIREWDEGLLIMSKGETARLEIESDWAYGKKGLPDSKIPPNAKLIFEVELVAID